The genomic segment GTTTTTTTATAGTATCAAAAATTTTGTCAACATTTCTTTCTGGGTTCTTTTCTAGATAATTAATTAAAGTCTCCATGATTTTAGATTTTACACCTTTTTCTACAGAATTCATAATACTCACAACAATTCCTCCATTTAAAATATTTTTTTTATGCAGTATATTATTATTTAATGAGAATCAACTAATATTAATCGTTAATTTTGTCTAGATGCAAATAGGTGATTATATATATATATATATAGTATCTATATTTATAATTTAGAATAAAATGCAACTAATGAAAATTTTTAACGGTAAATTAGCAAGAAATATTGTTGAAAGAACTATGAAGGGTGTTAATTATAATCTTTAGATTTTTTTAATTTATAGTAGGTGAATAGTTTTTGTGAATTAGTATAGGATATATTGACATATTAAAAATTTATAGTTAAAATAGAAGTAACGAACAAATGTTCAGAAGAAGGAATACAAGGCGGTGATTTTATGCATGAGTTTAAGTTACATTCAAAGTTTAAACCTACTGGAGATCAACCACGGGCAATTGATAGTCTTGTGCGCGGAATTGAAGAAGGTAAAAAGTTTCAAACTCTTAAAGGAGTAACGGGGTCAGGTAAGACTTTTACCATGGCTAATATTGTTGAGAGAGTTCAAAAGCCTACATTGGTGCTTGCTCATAATAAGATCTTAGCAGCACAGCTTTGCTCAGAGTTTAGAGAATTTTTTCCTGATAATTGTGTTGAGTATTTTGTTTCATATTATGATTATTATCAGCCAGAGGCTTATATTGCACAGACGGATACATTTATAGAAAAAGATTCATCTGTTAACGATGATATTGATAAATTAAGACATTCAGCTACATCGGCATTACTAGAGCGTAACGATGTTATTGTGGTGGCTTCGGTTTCATGTATATATGGACTTGGTAACCCCGAGGAGTATAAAAAACTTACAGTGTCATTAAGGGTTGGCATGGAAAAGGATAGAAATGAAGTAATAAGACAGTTAGTAGATATACAGTATGAAAGAAATGATATTAATTTTATTCGCGGAACCTTTAGAGTGAGAGGTGACACTATAGATATATTCCCTGCTTCATCGTCAAGTGAAGGAATTAGGGTAGAGTTTTTTGGAGATGAGATAGAAAGGATTAGATCATTTGATTCTCTTACAGGAGAAATTATTGGAACCCTAAAACATGTATCTATTTTCCCGGCTTCCCATTTTGCTACATCCAAGGATAAATTGGAACTTGGCATAGCTCAAATAGAGCAGGAGCTTGAGGAGAGGTTAAAGGAGCTTACTTCAGAGGATAAAGCTTTAGAGGCACAAAGACTTAAGCAAAGAACAAACTATGATATTGAAATGATGAGAGAGGTTGGTTACTGTACTGGTATAGAGAACTATTCTAGAATTTTAGATGGCAGGGCTGCTGGAACAGCACCTCAAACATTGATGCATTATTTCCCTAAGGATTTCTTAATGTTTATAGATGAGAGCCATGTAACTCTTCCGCAGGTTAGAGCTATGTTTGGTGGGGATAAATCAAGAAAGACTAATTTAATTGATTATGGATTTAGACTTAAGTCAGCCTATGATAATAGACCGCTAACTTTTCAGGAGTTTGAGGGTACTATGAATGAAACGATTTTTGTAAGTGCAACTCCAAACGTTTATGAAGCAGAACATAGTGAGAATGTGGCAGAACAAGTAATAAGACCTACGGGGTTATTGGATCCTGAAATAGTTATAAGGCCTGTTAAGGGGCAAATAGATGATTTATATGCGATCATTCAGGAAACAATAAAAAGAGGCTTTAGAGTTTTAGTTACGACCCTTACAAAAAAAATGTCAGAAGATTTGACTAAATACTTTAAAGAAATGGATATGAAAATTACATATTTACATTCGGATATTGATACCATAGAAAGAATGAAAATTATCCAAGATCTTAGGCTAGGTACTTTTGATGTGCTAGTAGGTATAAATCTTTTGAGAGAAGGATTAGATATTCCAGAAGTAGCTCTTGTTGCAATACTCGATGCAGATAAAGAAGGGTTTTTACGTTCTGAAACCTCATTAATTCAAACAATAGGAAGAGCTGCAAGAAATTCAGAGAGCAAGGTAATAATGTATGCAGACAAAATTACAAAATCTATGAAAAAGGCTATGGATGAAACTACAAGGCGTAGAGGAATTCAGATGGAATATAATGAAGAACATGATATAGTGCCAACCACTATTGTAAAAGATATTAGGGAAGTAATCGGATCTATAACAGTTGCGGAAGATAAAGAGGTATATGAAACCCTTGAAGCTGCAATGGATGCGAATTACGATGAAACTAAAAAGTTAATGGATAAGTATGAAAATGAGATGAAGCAAGCAGCTAAGGATTTACATTTTGAAAGAGCGGCGCAGCTTCGCGATATAATTTATAAACTCAAAAAGCAGATTAAAAATATATAATTGTGTTGTAACAGAGGAGGAAAATATGAGGGATAAAATTTTTATAAAGGGTGCTAAGGTTCACAATTTAAAAAATGTTGATTTGGAGATACCGAGAGATAAATTTGTAGTGTTTACTGGACTTTCAGGGTCTGGTAAATCTTCACTTGCTTTTGATACATTATATGCAGAGGGGCAAAGAAGGTATGTGGAGTCATTATCTGCATATGCAAGGCAATTTTTAGGTAATATGGATAAGCCAGATGTTGAGTACATAGAGGGGTTATCGCCTGCTATTTCTATAGATCAGAAAACTACTAACAGAAATCCACGTTCCACAGTGGGTACTGTAACTGAAATTTATGATTATTTGAGACTTCTTTATGCTAAAGTAGGGACGCCTCATTGTCCTAAATGTGGTAAGGAGATTTCTCAGCAAACTGTAGACCAGATGGTGGATAGAATAATGGATATGCCAGAGAAAACTAAGATTTCAATTTTATCTCCTGTGATAAGGGGAAAAAAAGGTGAACATGTCAAGATAATAGAAAATATTAAAAAAAATGGTTTCGTTCGCGCTAGGATAGATGGTACTACTGTAGAGCTTCTGGAAGAGGAAATAAAACTCGCAAAGACTAAGAAACATAATATAGAGATAGTAATAGACAGAATTTCTGTAAAAGAAGAAGTTCGAGGGAGGCTTTCTGAATCTTTAGAGAGTGCATTAAAACTAGCAGAGGGGACTGCAATTGCTAGCATTTCTGGTGGTGAAGATATTCTTTTTAGTGAGCATTTTGCCTGCATTGATTGCGGCATTAGCCTTGGAGAATTGGCTCCGAGGATGTTTTCGTTTAATTCTCCATATGGTAAATGTGATACTTGCGACGGCCTTGGTACTCTTATGGAAATTGAAGAGGATTTAATAATACCAGATAAAAGTAAGAGTATTAAAGGCGGCGCCATTATGTCTTTTGGGGAAGGTAGTCTTAAGGAGGATTCCTGGACTTTTTCGGTGCTTCGGGCAATAAGTGAAAAATATAAGTTTAGCTTAGATACGCCTATAGAAGACTATGAACCAGAAATTCTTAAAATATTACTGTACGGAACTAATGGAGAAAAAGTTAAGGTGGAGTATGTTAAGGAGTTTAGATCAGGTACTTTTAATCATTCTTATGAAGGAATTATAAACAATTTAAAAAGACGATATTTTGAAACCTCGTCAGATTATATAAAAAGAGAAATTGAACAATATATGGGTGATAATGCATGCCCTAAGTGCAAGGGGGCAAGGTTGAGCTCAGAGGCACTAGCCGTAACTGTTGGGGATAAGAATATAAGCGAGTTTTGTCAATTGTCTATTGTAGATGAAGTTATATTTTTAAAAGATATCAAATTTTCAGAGAAAAATAAGATTATATCTAATCAAATTTTTAAGGAAATAAATGATAGACTTAATTTTTTAAGGGATGTAGGACTTGATTATTTGAATTTAGCTAGAGCGGCAGGTACATTGTCTGGTGGAGAAGCGCAGAGAATAAGGCTAGCTACTCAGATAGGATCAAGCCTTATGGGAGTTTTATATATTTTAGATGAGCCTAGTATTGGTCTTCATCAAAGGGATAATGATAAACTTATAAAGACATTAAAGCATTTAAGAGATATAGGTAATACATTAATTGTGGTAGAACATGATGAAGATACCATGAAGGCAGCAGATTTTATTGTAGATGTTGGGCCAGCAGCTGGCGAACATGGTGGAGAAATTGTGGCTACCGGAACAATTGAGGATATAAAAAACTGTGAAAGGTCAATTACAGGTCAATATTTAAGTGGTAAAAAGAAGATAGATGTTCCGA from the Clostridium sp. CM027 genome contains:
- the uvrB gene encoding excinuclease ABC subunit UvrB, whose protein sequence is MHEFKLHSKFKPTGDQPRAIDSLVRGIEEGKKFQTLKGVTGSGKTFTMANIVERVQKPTLVLAHNKILAAQLCSEFREFFPDNCVEYFVSYYDYYQPEAYIAQTDTFIEKDSSVNDDIDKLRHSATSALLERNDVIVVASVSCIYGLGNPEEYKKLTVSLRVGMEKDRNEVIRQLVDIQYERNDINFIRGTFRVRGDTIDIFPASSSSEGIRVEFFGDEIERIRSFDSLTGEIIGTLKHVSIFPASHFATSKDKLELGIAQIEQELEERLKELTSEDKALEAQRLKQRTNYDIEMMREVGYCTGIENYSRILDGRAAGTAPQTLMHYFPKDFLMFIDESHVTLPQVRAMFGGDKSRKTNLIDYGFRLKSAYDNRPLTFQEFEGTMNETIFVSATPNVYEAEHSENVAEQVIRPTGLLDPEIVIRPVKGQIDDLYAIIQETIKRGFRVLVTTLTKKMSEDLTKYFKEMDMKITYLHSDIDTIERMKIIQDLRLGTFDVLVGINLLREGLDIPEVALVAILDADKEGFLRSETSLIQTIGRAARNSESKVIMYADKITKSMKKAMDETTRRRGIQMEYNEEHDIVPTTIVKDIREVIGSITVAEDKEVYETLEAAMDANYDETKKLMDKYENEMKQAAKDLHFERAAQLRDIIYKLKKQIKNI
- the uvrA gene encoding excinuclease ABC subunit UvrA, translated to MRDKIFIKGAKVHNLKNVDLEIPRDKFVVFTGLSGSGKSSLAFDTLYAEGQRRYVESLSAYARQFLGNMDKPDVEYIEGLSPAISIDQKTTNRNPRSTVGTVTEIYDYLRLLYAKVGTPHCPKCGKEISQQTVDQMVDRIMDMPEKTKISILSPVIRGKKGEHVKIIENIKKNGFVRARIDGTTVELLEEEIKLAKTKKHNIEIVIDRISVKEEVRGRLSESLESALKLAEGTAIASISGGEDILFSEHFACIDCGISLGELAPRMFSFNSPYGKCDTCDGLGTLMEIEEDLIIPDKSKSIKGGAIMSFGEGSLKEDSWTFSVLRAISEKYKFSLDTPIEDYEPEILKILLYGTNGEKVKVEYVKEFRSGTFNHSYEGIINNLKRRYFETSSDYIKREIEQYMGDNACPKCKGARLSSEALAVTVGDKNISEFCQLSIVDEVIFLKDIKFSEKNKIISNQIFKEINDRLNFLRDVGLDYLNLARAAGTLSGGEAQRIRLATQIGSSLMGVLYILDEPSIGLHQRDNDKLIKTLKHLRDIGNTLIVVEHDEDTMKAADFIVDVGPAAGEHGGEIVATGTIEDIKNCERSITGQYLSGKKKIDVPKVTRVSNGNSIKILNARQNNLKNVSADFPLGVFTAVTGVSGSGKSTLVNEILYKGLNKKVNKSKKNPGLHKDILGYENIDKIINIDQGPIGRTPRSNPATYTGVFDIIRDVFSMSPEAKMRGYKPGRFSFNVKGGRCEACKGDGIIKIEMQFLSDVYVPCEVCKGKRYNRETLEVKYKGKNIDEILNMTVEEAVKFFENIPRISSKFKTLMDVGLGYVRLGQPSTQLSGGEAQRIKLASELSKRSTGKTFYILDEPTTGLHIDDVSKLIKILQRLVDSGNTVVVIEHNLDVIKCADYVIDLGPEGGDKGGSILCSGTPKEISLNVNSYTGQYLKKML